The following coding sequences lie in one Liolophura sinensis isolate JHLJ2023 chromosome 4, CUHK_Ljap_v2, whole genome shotgun sequence genomic window:
- the LOC135464399 gene encoding piggyBac transposable element-derived protein 3-like encodes MLAKQVIKSKPNPVGIKNWVLCGKSGRALDFELYQRGGTGIPEQYRHLGLGASVVLRLSESVPKDMNYKLCFDNYFTGIPLLWELKLKGILSLGTIKANRLMGCALKNEKQLGHRGASDTKVSAEGDICVVRWLDNGVVTLESTMAGDQPRDQVRRWSESAKTHIFIDRPYAVQVYNDYMGGVDKLDFLISLYRINAKTRKWPVRMIFHFLDFALANAWLEYRNFEVEHGTPKRQVLDLLSFRSEVGQALI; translated from the coding sequence AAGCAAGTAATAAAATCAAAACCTAATCCTGTAGGCATAAAGAACTGGGTGCTGTGTGGTAAATCGGGAAGGGCTCTTGATTTTGAGCTGTACCAGAGAGGTGGAACAGGCATTCCTGAGCAATACAGACACCTCGGACTCGGGGCTTCCGTTGTTCTTAGACTCTCTGAAAGTGTTCCGAAGGACATGAATTACAAATTGTGCTTTGACAACTATTTTACGGGTATTCCACTCCTCTGGGAACTGAAGCTCAAAGGCATCCTTTCTCTTGGTACCATAAAAGCCAATCGACTGATGGGATGTGCCCTAAAGAATGAAAAACAACTTGGCCATCGCGGCGCTTCAGATACTAAGGTATCAGCAGAGGGAGACATTTGTGTGGTTCGCTGGCTTGATAATGGTGTAGTCACCCTAGAGTCCACAATGGCTGGGGATCAGCCACGCGATCAAGTGAGACGATGGAGTGAATCAGCTAAGACCCACATCTTTATTGATCGGCCTTACGCCGTACAGGTGTACAATGATTATATGGGGGGTGTCGACAAGCTAGACTTCCTAATTTCCCTCTATCGAATCAACGCAAAAACTAGAAAATGGCCAGTCCGTATGATTTTCCACTTTCTGGACTTTGCACTGGCAAATGCTTGGCTTGAGTACCGAAATTTCGAAGTTGAACATGGCACACCAAAACGCCAAGTTTTGGATTTACTGTCCTTCCGTAGT